The following DNA comes from Sinorhizobium mexicanum.
GGCGGTCGCGCTCTCGAAGATCGGCAACAATATCGTCGCGCGCTACCAGCGCCGGCTTTACGCCCATCTGATGGCGCTCAGCGTCGGCTATTTCCATGACATGCGCTCCGCGCAGCTTGCCGCCAAGATCAGCCAGAATGTCAGCGGCATCCGCGACGTGCTCAACATGACGGTGACGTCGATCGCCCGCGACTTCCTTACCCTGATCGGGCTCGTCGGAGTCATGTTCAGCAAGGACTGGCTGCTCTCGCTCATCGTCTTCTTCGTCGCGCCGCCGCTGCTTCTCGGCCTGCGTTACATCTCGAAGCGCCTGCGCCTGGCGACGCGCGAGGCCGTCGAGGTCAACAGCCGCGTGCTCGGCGCCATGCAGGAAACCATCCAGGGCATTTCCATCGTCAAGGCCTTCACGATGGAAAACGAGCTGCGCCGCAAGGTCGAGACGATCATAGACCGGGCGGAGAACCGGGCAAACCGGATCGCGCGGCTCAGCGAACGCACGGCGCCGATGACGGAAACCTTCGCCGGCTTGGCGATTTCGTCGGTGCTTGCCTATTCGGCTTTCCGCACGATCTACGGCAACGTCCCGCCGGGCGCGTTCTTCGCCTTCGTCACGGCCCTCTTGATGGCCTATGACCCGGCCCGGCGTCTCGCGCGCCTGCAGGTGTCGCTGGAGCGCGCGGCCGTCAACGCACGCATGATCTACGAGATTCTCGACACGGTTCCGCATCAGCGCGATCGTCCCGACGCAACCGAAATCAGGCTCGGCGAAGCGACCATCGAACTGTGCGACGTGCGCTTTGCCTACGGCAGCGGCGACGAGATCCTGAAGGGGGTCAGCTTCCGTGCCGAGGGCGGCAAGACCACGGCGCTGGTCGGCCCTTCGGGTGCCGGAAAGTCGACCATCATCAGCCTCATCCCGCGGTTCTACGATCCGAAGTCCGGGCAGATTCTCATCGACGGACAGGATATCGCCGGCGTCACAAAGCAGTCGCTCCGCAACGGCCTCGCCTATGTCTCGCAGCAGCCGTACCTCTTCGAAGGCTCGATCCGCGACAACATTCGCTATGGCCGGCCGGAAGCCACGGACGCGGAAATCGAGGAGGCGGCACGGCTCGCCTACGCCCACGATTTCATCCTGGCGCAACCGCAGGGCTACGATACGCCGGTCGGCGAGAACGGCGTGACGCTATCGGGCGGCCAGCGCCAGCGGCTGTCGATTGCCCGCGCACTTGTGCGCAATGCGCCGATCCTCCTTCTCGACGAAGCGACTTCCGCCCTCGACACCGAGTCCGAGGCTGCGGTGCAGAAGGCGCTCGATCGGGCGATGAGCGGCCGCACGGTGATCGTCATCGCTCACCGGCTTTCGACAGTCGTCAACGCCGACAAGATCATCGTCATGAAGGACGGCACGGTCGTTGAGGAAGGCACCCATGACGAGCTTGCGCAGCGTCCGGACGGCCTCTACGCTCGGCTGCACAACCTGCACGGCAGCGCCTCGGATATGACGGCGGAAGACGCAATCCTATAGAAACCAAGGGAATTCGACGATGAGCGAAACGGATATGAAGCTCGTGGTGGTCGGCGCGGCCGGCCGTATGGGCCAGACACTGATCCGGATCGTTCATGGCATGGCCGGCGTGTGCCTTCATGCCGCGGTGGAGCGGCCGGGCTCGCCGTTCATCGGCCGTGATGCCGGCGAACTCGCCGGGCTGGGGCCAATCGATGTCGCCATTGCCGACAAGCCGCTGGAAGCCTTCGTCGAGGCAGAAGGCGTTCTCGATTTCACGTCGCCCGCAGCCACGGTCGAATTCGCCGGCCTGGCAGCGCAGGCGCGCATCGTCCACGTCATCGGCACCACCGGCTGCTCGGCCGACGACGACGCGAAGATCCGCGCAGCGGCGCGGCACGCGCGCGTCATCAAGTCGGGCAATATGAGCCTCGGCGTCAATCTTCTCGGCGTTTTGACTGAGCAGGCGGCGCGCGCCCTGAAGGCGGCGGATTGGGACATCGAAATCCTGGAAATGCACCACAAGCACAAGGTTGATGCGCCG
Coding sequences within:
- the dapB gene encoding 4-hydroxy-tetrahydrodipicolinate reductase — translated: MSETDMKLVVVGAAGRMGQTLIRIVHGMAGVCLHAAVERPGSPFIGRDAGELAGLGPIDVAIADKPLEAFVEAEGVLDFTSPAATVEFAGLAAQARIVHVIGTTGCSADDDAKIRAAARHARVIKSGNMSLGVNLLGVLTEQAARALKAADWDIEILEMHHKHKVDAPSGTALLLGEAAAKGRGIELADHSVRVRDGHTGARPEGAIGFATLRGGSVVGEHSVILAGEGEQVTLSHSATDRSIFARGAVTAALWGRSQKPGFYSMLDVLGLN
- a CDS encoding ABC transporter ATP-binding protein; this translates as MDAKNKKQRAVDSDTITGILRRVIAENGRDHIRGYAFAIACLVVVAATTGFTAWIMETVINEAFANRRADIVLWICLAIFAAFVLRGLATYGQAVALSKIGNNIVARYQRRLYAHLMALSVGYFHDMRSAQLAAKISQNVSGIRDVLNMTVTSIARDFLTLIGLVGVMFSKDWLLSLIVFFVAPPLLLGLRYISKRLRLATREAVEVNSRVLGAMQETIQGISIVKAFTMENELRRKVETIIDRAENRANRIARLSERTAPMTETFAGLAISSVLAYSAFRTIYGNVPPGAFFAFVTALLMAYDPARRLARLQVSLERAAVNARMIYEILDTVPHQRDRPDATEIRLGEATIELCDVRFAYGSGDEILKGVSFRAEGGKTTALVGPSGAGKSTIISLIPRFYDPKSGQILIDGQDIAGVTKQSLRNGLAYVSQQPYLFEGSIRDNIRYGRPEATDAEIEEAARLAYAHDFILAQPQGYDTPVGENGVTLSGGQRQRLSIARALVRNAPILLLDEATSALDTESEAAVQKALDRAMSGRTVIVIAHRLSTVVNADKIIVMKDGTVVEEGTHDELAQRPDGLYARLHNLHGSASDMTAEDAIL